The DNA segment CCAGCATGGTTGCAAGGAATTAATTGAACAGGACAGCTCTACTGCACTTTACATCTCTGTCATGGGAAATGGATCAAACCTAGTCCGGTCCAACCGTCCATGCCGTTGTGGAGGCCGGGTGCAGGGGGCAGTTTAGCAATATATTTCCTGCTTATACTGGGAAGGAAATACAATTTATAAAGTGATATAAAGGGTGCGTGATTTAAGGGAAGGTATACAACCAAATACGGAAATATCAGGCAGATACCAAACCATAGCCAACTCTGAGACCAAAATTTATGGCTTGAAACTCTCCCCAGGTGGTTTCCAGGAAGCATCATGACTGGGTGAGCAATCTTGTCCATGAACTTGGATCTTGCCTTCCAGTCGATGCAGTTCTGGCCAAAGTGTTGAGACAAACATCCCGACAGACTGCTCTCCGGGGCTTCAAACCAAGTCAGGGGAGGTGCTTGGAAATCTAAGGACAGCAACAGCGGCAGCCGCCCTGTCTAGCCCATGTATCTCTTTCGTGGCTGTTTGCTCCCTCGCTCAAGTTCTAAACATGTGCATTCGCCTTCTGTTCCTTTCAAGCTAACTTTGGGCCGAACCCTTCATTTCTCCTGACTCAATGGAATGTTTTTCTACTGCTCTGACTGCCTCTCAAGAGGCCAGTTCATGACTAAGCAGCACAACCAAGCAATccgttctgcttttttttttcctttttaaatcaaGTCATTTGCTGAAAACCTTTAACTAATTTACAAGCCAAACATCACAGAACGACAAGAACAAAATCCACAGCCTATTACGGCCCGAAGGCAGACATACATGGCTAAATATAAAGTTGACCGAACTGTTGGCTTTGAAGCTCATAGTATTCATTGCTGTAGCTTCTCAGGggctctttctcctctgctctgGTGAGATCTTTCAAGGGGGAGAAGTAAGCAGGAGAAGCTTTACACTCATAGTGCCTGTCAAGAGACTTGAGGTGAATCAGCATGTGGAGGGCATAGGCCAGAACCAAGAGTAGGAGTAGGGAGGTGGCCAGGCCCATCAGAATAGCCGGGGAGAAAAAGGATGCACAGTCTTTAGTGTAGGCAAACTGACCCTCTTTGATGTGAAAGCCTTGAATCTgccaagagaaaggaagaggtgaaGTGGAATGTTCTGTTTCTGCCCCGGGCTCTACTCTCTGATTTGGCTCCAGGTGAAGATCCTTGAGCCAAAGAGTGAGGGAGAACTTTATCCCACTGCTAGGGGAAAGCAGGGTATAATGAAACCCATCAGGGGATTTGGAGTCATTGATTTATTTGGATTTTTGGTATGCTACGAATCCATTAGAaaatctctccactttcaaaagtCTCGTGGCCAATAGATACCTAGCTCAGTCGTAAGTTATAAAGatactcttttccctctcccatcacTCATAAGGAAGAAATTGGAAATTACCTACTGGATGCAGTAGTGCTAACTAGAAGTAGTGGAATTTCTTTAGCAtccactgagtgcagtgcactgtattaagtacttgggaaagttccaGAAAAAGGTCACAAAAAAATCCCACTAGAGAGTCAGTGCAAAGCAAATTCTTCCCAGAGTTATAAAACGGGCAGGGTGAGCAGTTGAAACCTACTGTCTGGTGACATTGATCAGGCACAACAATTAAGTTATTGTCTCAAAAGTGACAATAACTGGGAAGTTGAGCCTGAAAAGTCTCTTTTGCCCTCATCTTACTCAAATGATTTCAAAAAAACCTCTAGGCTATTCCTGGCCTTGTTTTTACCACCTTCCTGGCTGACAGATCCTTCCCTATGTTTAACTGCCAAGAGCCACTTTTACTAAGCAAGtagtccttatcttctctcctatATTCACTGCCCTGCTCCCCACTGGGAAAGAAAATGGTTGCCTCTTCGAGGCTGGGCCTCTCACTCCAGGATATGTCACTCCCTCAATTTCAGACTCCAGCCCCCTTTTGTCTCTTCCAGGAAGATTGGCATTCCTCCCTTGCTTGTGGCTGATAATTATATAGTGGTGGGATCCGGGCATGAAGACTCAAACAGATTGCTTTAAAGCATCCCTCTTAACAAGGCACGTATTTCTGTCTTTAATCCCATTCCATCGCTTTTACCAGAAAGCAAGGGTTAGAATTTAAATAGCCTTTTTAATTCTGTTTGCCTCGATCCTTCCCTGGGAGATTTTGGATGATGTTCTCAACTGAATCTTTAATTTCTATGAGAGCAAACAGTTTCCCAGAGCAAACAGCTTCCCAGTtagcacagggaatgtgtttgcttggTCTTGCTTATTACCTGAAAATCGATAAAAGTGACTTCCCACAGCCTGGAGGCATCATTCGTGGAGCTGGGTATCAAGATGGGGTCATACTTCTGTAGGCTGCTGACGCGTTCACAGTGAAAGGAATAGCTTGATGGAGCGTATATTCGGGTTGCATTGAAAGTTGCTTGGATTGAATTGTTGTAAAGAATCTGAATCCTGTGTAAACTAAACCAACTTTGTACAGGCAACTTGTTATAACTGGTCAAGGAGAACCTGAGAATTATTTAAAAACGGAGAATTAGAAGCCATGTTTTCATTGTTCAAACCTTTGAGTAGGGACAGCACAACAGTACCCTCTCTTGGCCCGTGGAAgaaattattttggaaaaagATTTCAGGCTCTTAAGCATTCGGGGTCCCTTCATCTATCTATAGGGCAGATGAGGCCTAGGGGCCTGAGTATCCCCAGGGTTGTCAGAGTGCCATGTAAAGGAAGAATTATATTTTCCACCGCATTCCTTGCCACAGTCTCAGCCCAGAGGAAACATTGCCTGTCCTCCAAAAGTAACGGTCCTCAATGAATGGCTAAAAAAATAAAGGCCCAGAATCAGATTTTCAAAATCTAGAACCTACACTGAGTAAGAAATTCCCAGGCAGACAGTCCTGTGCCAGGAGAGATACGGGCCCATACGAACCCTTTAAGAGCCAGTTCTGACAACTCTTGAAATTCCCTACCAATGACCATCTCTCAGATGCTTAATATTTTGCAGGGTTCACTTCGAAGACACCAGGGTTAGCCTCAAAAATGGTAATTGCTGTTTTTCTCAGTCAATAAAGCATTTCCATTAGAGTCTCTTTAGGTTATTTTACTTCTGAAAACACACTGAAATCAACCCTAAATTTATGCTCTCTTTCAGATAAATATATTAAAAACTCAGGAATCAGATGTAAATAGTCAGCTTGCCTATGAGAGGCCTATCCCATTTCCTAAGTTTTAAAATCTGCAGTGTCCCTTGTCCAGATAAAACCTGCATTGACATCCCCGTCGCCATCACCTTCCCACTACAAAAGCTTATCCGGGCTCTCCCAGAGAGATGTATGCTTTTCCTACAAGAACAGCAGCCTGCTCTATTTAACTGAAGTCCAGCTAAGCAGCTACTTTTCATCACCATCAAATTCTATTTAAGAACCATCACGTGTCCAGTGGGCTGGGTGCTATCCAGAGCAACTCCAGCAGATGTAGCtgaaatgggaaggggagagcagggaggggagagagcagcagatgCAAACCGTGTTTGGGGAAGGTCATTTTGCGAGCCTTGTGGGTCACTAGTAGGAAGATACAGGGTGGGGAATACCTGCCATTTCTGCTGGGTGGAAGGGTGTGGACAGAAGAGGGGAGAATGTGCAGTGGACATGGTAGAACCAGAAGGGAGAGAGTCTattgagaagaagagaagcagcgtggctcagtggaaagagcacaggcttgggagtcagaagtcatgggttctaatcccggctccgccagtggtcagctgtgtgactttgggcaagtcacttaacttctctgggcctcagttacctcatctgtaaaatagggattaactgtgagccccacgggggacaacctgattaccttgtatccccccagtgcttagaacagtgcttggcacataggaagtgcttaacaaatgttatcgttattattagtagtattggcCATGCTTGGGAGAGGGTAGGGCCTCAATATTTCCCCCGCCTCATGGTCAGCCCTCTACCCTCACCCCATCAGAACTATTACTGCCACTTGCACCGCAGCTAGTAAGAGCAGTGGAGGCAGGGCGAGGTGTTGGGGATGGAGGAAAATGTGGAAAGGGATACTGCTTTGGCactgttattttttatggtatttgtgaagcatttactatgttccaggcaccatattaagctctgaggtaaatacaaagtaattgggttggacacagcccatgtcccacatgggcttacagtgtgaatcctcattttataaatgaggtaactgaggcacaaagaacttaggggacttgcccaaggtcacacgacagataagtggcagagccaggattagaacctaggtcctctgactccccgggccatgctcttcccaccaggccatgctgcttctcagttccgtTTAGCCTGGTCATGGGAGTTCATTGTACCTCATTctgttttaatcagtcaatccatcaaccagtggaatttattgagcatttactgtgtgcagttcactgcactaagaatttgggagagtataatgtgtatttatgagaagcagcgtggctcagtggaaagagcacgggcttgggagtcagaggttatgggtttgaatccccgctctgccacttgccagctgtgtgactgtgggcaagtcacttaacttctctgggcctcagttacttcatctgtaaaatggggattaactgtgagccccatgggggacaacgtgattaccctgtatctacccccagtgcttagaaaagtgctctgcacatagtaagcacttaacaaataccaacattattattattattatagaatcagtagacacattccctgcccacagtgagctcatagtctagaggcaaATGAAagaagttaatcctcattttcactgTCTGAGGCCCTCCAAACTGATAGTCCCATTGACAAGCCTTAAAACTTCACCTATTTTCCAACGTTAATACATACCTGATGTCAAGCCCCTTTAGGTTGTCAACATCACCAAACTTAAGAGAAAGCctggaaataaaataaaacaagggAAAACAATCAAAATAACTTTGCAAGAACTAAAATGATAAATTAAACCAGGAAAATGTCAGGTTCCTAAATACAtaccaggacttgggttctaatcccagctctgtcgcttgcctgctggatgaccttgggcaagtcacttaacttctatgggcctcagtttcttcatctgtaaattggggattcaatacctgttctccctcctacttagactgtgagccccatatggaataggaagtgtgtctgatctgattatcttgtatttaccccagcatttaagcatttaacaaatatgacaattatttttataaattttaATTATTCTGCTTAATTTTCAAAGCAGTTGGGAGGGGAGATTTGGTTAGACAAGACTGCTTCACCGTTCCACATATTTACTTGGACAGAGGAAGCAAGATGCCAAAGATAAATCAGTCAATTCACAGAGGTGGGCAGTATGTTGAAACCCTGGTGCTTTTACGGAACTCAGACTGGATGGTCCGTGCAGTTTAGGGAAAGGTAGAACAACAAACACATCATCTGATGATCTTTATTAAAATAGTGTTCTGATGCCCAGTTTGTGATAGTGAAAAAGCATTCCCTGAAAGACTCAGTCCTCTTTGGAAACTTGTTTGAAAAAATTCCAGGAGTGAAAATAACTTACAAGGCCTTGAATAGAATCCAAATTGATTATCAGGGTCTACTCTTGGGAACATATGACcagctttccccccccccccgccccccaactgatCTTATGACCATTTCTGTCTTTTCAAGGGCCTAATTCATAGATCAGGAGCACCTCAAGCAAGAGGATCTGTATCTAATTCCTCCCAGTATATGCTTttccagcacacagtacagtgctctgcacatagtaagcacttaataaatactattaccactaactAATAACTAGGCATGAAACATGTACCAAATACTGTTTTGTGATATCTTGAGGCACGATGTGTTGTGATGTTGATTGTCTTGCCTCATTCTTCCCATTTGATCTAATGTTTTATTTTACCCCATATACTTGGCGATTTATGTCTGCTATTCTCAAAGGCAGGAACAGTAACTCTTAGTCCTGTTGTATGTACCTACCTTCTGTGTCATGTATACACTTacacctgtgacctttgggcatttgatatttgccctcccttcagccccacagcacttctgtacatatctttaaatgatatattatcaattaatttttatttatagaaATGCCTGTCTCCCGTCTAGAtggaaagctcattcattcaatcgtatttattgagcacttattgtgtgtggagcactgtattaagcacgtctgctaattctgttgaattgttctctcccaagaacttagtacagtgctctgcataaagtaagcactcaataaatagcattgattgattgatacgtgTTGAGCATGGGGCTCTGCAACTTGTAACATGATCAGTCAATGCTGTCGAAGATGATAATGGTTCTGGGTTTGGTATCTCATATTCACTTTTCTGAAAACTCATGTAGGGAATTTCATTGCACATTCCCTTATCCAGAGAAAACATGGTTATTTCTAACTTAAACTTTGATCTTGATTATTCTCATATTTATTGGGGTGTGCTCCTTCACTAATCTTCATTCTGACCCTTCTTAACCAAATATTCCTCGTAGTTTTTTCTACCAACAGAATCAAATGGAAGCTCAGTTACTAGATGTGAAACTCAGAAGTGTTCAGCTGGAGCTTCAGCACCTCATCCTTGAAAACATTAATCACCCTGGAGCCCCCAGTATTTATCTTGTCCCTTCCTgctttccatgagaagcagcgtggcgcagtggaaagagcatgggctttggagtcagggctcatgagttcgaatcccagctctgccacttgtcagctgtgtgactgtgggcaagtcacttcacttctccgggcctcagttccctcatctgtaaaatggggattaagactgtgagccccacgtgggacaacctgattcccctgtgtttaccccagcgcttagaacagtgctcggcacatagtaagcgcttaacaaataccaacattattattattattatcatggagtCCTGACCTTCATGCCTTCGGTGGAGCTATGACCTTCATGGCCATTCCCCTGCTTCACTTCCCCTACACTCAGCTGTGATGGTgatgaggaaggaagggattGGGAAGACACCCATAATGAGACGATTCATGGCATGATTTGCAAGCAGAGAAAAGGAACTGGGCTAGGAAAGAAGCATGGGGTAGAACCTCAGGGGCCACCCCAAGTTCCAGGTTGGAAGCCAGGCCCAGGCAGCCAGAAGGTTCTACTCATGACTAGAAATGTCCTCTAGTCGgggcataataatgattatggtatttgttaagatcttactctgtgtcaagcactgtaggtACACAAAGAAACATCTCTACCACCATACAAAACTGTCCCCCAAAGGGACAGTTCACCAGCAAGGCACACAAGATACAAGGTTTTTGTCCTGTACATGGTTGGAACACAGAGTCCGTGCCTGGGGAAGCAGGAGATTAAACTGTACTTCTGCCTAAATCTGTCAGGGACACCCCCAAAGAGATtatctgtctgtcttctcccctcaaCATAGAAGAGAATGGGGCTGACCATTTTCCTCTATTATAAATGCCCTTTAAGGGATCTGGGAAAGTCTCAGCTCATGAACCGTGAGTTCTCTGCATCTGATCTCGGAATCGACTTTCAAATGCTAATTGTGGTGTCATTTAGCATATTGTTCTGATCAGCTTACACAGCTGTGGTTTACCGGAGCAGCAGGCTTTGCTAGATCTATTTTAACAATGTTTTCAAAGTTCATGTATTAT comes from the Ornithorhynchus anatinus isolate Pmale09 chromosome 1, mOrnAna1.pri.v4, whole genome shotgun sequence genome and includes:
- the ATP6AP1L gene encoding V-type proton ATPase subunit S1-like protein; its protein translation is MERQIPYSFLLVVLSLGFSLSKDQMFVSMDASSRMFSNQDLVLRNDQQMDGDVKKNLSFKTSPASQVIYSEFSQKENSERELWKAFSQSHQSPLNVSVNGSLCILFWAKRITVQFKNQTQLDLTDKTFGNQATVDVRESNCSEENAMLSLKFGDVDNLKGLDIRFSLTSYNKLPVQSWFSLHRIQILYNNSIQATFNATRIYAPSSYSFHCERVSSLQKYDPILIPSSTNDASRLWEVTFIDFQIQGFHIKEGQFAYTKDCASFFSPAILMGLATSLLLLLVLAYALHMLIHLKSLDRHYECKASPAYFSPLKDLTRAEEKEPLRSYSNEYYELQSQQFGQLYI